acaggtaatgagagtaccCAAGCTTATCAGGTaatgaagttgttatcttgatctaacaccaaattcttgcaactacatttacaaggaaatggaGAGCAGTTAGAGAGGAGATTAACAATAACATCAAGGAACCTTCGCTCTTCCCATTTCTCGCTGGCCGGTCCTAACAAACTTGCCTTTAAACACCCTTTCTCTGTAGATAAAATATATGATACACTCACCTGTATGGTTTCTTGAGAGGCAAGTAAAGCTTGTTCTTTTTCCTCTAATAGCAATCGAGGGTTCTGAGGATCCATAGTTCCATTTATATCTTGATATGATTGAGACCGAGGAACCTTTCTACAAAACCAAAGAGAAACACTGGTATAATCACAAGCCCAAGATATCCCTTGGTGAGCAACAAAGTTTTcagttaattatttttcatagaGGTAATTGAATCGTTTTCTGATCAGAAAATGATTAAACTTCTGGCGTTTCGGTCGCATGTTTTAAACGATAAACACCACTATCCCAAAAACGACGAAACCCATCGCGATTTTCCTGCCCAAATCACGTTCGCTCCGCTCCCCCAGTCCACTACGGAAAATCCTGAACTAGCAGTCTAAGTGGCCAATTACGCTGCCAAAACGTAACAACTGCTCCGTTCCCTGCCTTGCTCCCGTCGCTGTCTCTTTTGCGTAGACGGAGACAATGAAATCATGAGCAAAAGCCCATTTCCCTTGCGTCGTACCAGGTTCGCCACACATTCTCACACTCACACACTTTCTTTGGGTTGCGCGTGGAAACCCGCCCTTGGGTGTATTAAAAACACtcgtttaaaataaaaatcgtAGTTACAAATTTCCACCGTTTTCGTGAAGCTcagatactaaaaaaaaaatgtttggagtTAAAATTCTCAAGCAATAGGTAAGCCTAAGCCTACACGACACCAGCGAAGATatgttttaaagaaacaaaaacctgCAAACGTCCTTTAAGTTCACCATCGGTTAAAATCTAGAAACAAAACTTACCCTTTTCCTTGATGAGCAGGTGCAAACTTTGGTTTCTCACCAAGAGGTCCTCCTTTACCGTCTTTACTCTTCTGCCGGGCATTACCACCCCTGGGACTACCATTGAGTCCAGGTTGGTATGACTGTGCTCCATAAGAACCACCAGCCTAATAAAAAAAACGTcacaataaatgataaataatattgataaataaatatcaGAATATGCATGCCACCACAAAAACAAAGGTTAAGGTTttctactttttcatttttttttcttttgtttgactttagtttgtttgtttgttcttaagTTGACAGTGGGTTTCAAGGCCATAAAATCTTGTATGCGTTGGTTTCAATCTGCTCACGAAGTGAATGTAAATAAAGTTGATCGGCAATCGTCATGACAATCGTCGTACCAATGATATGTTCTCCTTCTCCAAAATTGTTGTATCAAGAAAATTGGAGGAAAAAACTCAACATCAAGAAGGGAATGTGGTGTTCgatttaaactaaaaaaaaagtggaagaCGAACATGACTCACATCATTAACTGGGTTCCTTTGTGCATAACTAGTATTGAATGCATAACCATAGTTATTCTCTGGACCTGCAGGGTTATCAAAACATTAATACAGAACTCAGAGCCAGCAACAGTATAGTAACCTACAGGAGTTGTTGGAGTCATTGTTAGTAATACTTTCATACACCCTGTATATGACAGACAATTTCAAAGTCCAAGAAAATCTTGGCCATGATccacaattgaaaattgtaaagcaCACCAATTGGTACGATGCCACTCACAGTATAATGAttcaatttgaaaaatcttAATAAACTGATGTACTGGTACTCTATTTTGGTATTTCTGGGGCTTTCATCTATTGGCATTTGACTTCCATGCAGTCACttcctttaatgaaaaaaaattatgcaactAGATCTTGTTTCCAACTGTATGTTTATAATTATCGTTTCAAAACAGCTCAGACAAGCTTGCAAATACATGTTTGGGTTCATCACAACATCATCTAGGCACAACATCACccacaaacttaaaaaaattttaaattcagcaTTGAACATGAGTTTCAGTGTCCCTACCTAAGTATGCCTGACCATCATTATACAGATATGGTTCATGATCTGAGACAGGCCCATTGGGTGAGAACTCATCATACACTTGCTGCTGTTTTCTTAAAGTGTCTGCTTTCTTCTTTGCAATGTACTTCTCAATCTAAAATACACAATTATTTTGTATCAACTTCCAACTGAGTTGCTTTGCTTCAATACTAACAGGACAATTACACCATCAGGCATATCCTTTACTTTTTCCATGTGCAGCCATACTTGGAAAAGGAACCCAAAGGCAACACCCAAGCATCAGAGCCTGCTTGCAGGCTAAACAGGTGCTGGTAGTTGGTCTTTTAGGGAGTGGTAGACAGCTGGTAATCAACCATTACATAAACCCTTGCACCAGTAAATTACTTGTCGTACAAGACACTCCTTGCCTCTGACTACACTACCTAGACTACCTGGGGCTACAGCTTCATGAGCAAAATCATGTCCCATCCTGTTATCATAGATGAAGAAAACTACACATTGTAAGTGGTGCTACTCTTAATAGAGgagataaaatttttcatgaaaggtGCACACCTCCTCCCTCAGGCCTATGATGCATCTGTTGATATCCTAATCTCTAGTCTGACTTGCACTAAAATTGTCACAGGGGATAGAGAGGAAGGGGGAATTTAGCCATTGATTACTACTTGGAGAAAAGGGGTGAAGCTACAGGGACATGAAATAATAAAGTTGATGTGCATGTACATTCTTTGAGTTTCTTTGTTTGAGGAAGTATGTCACATCCATTTCTGAGATATTTTCAGCTTGAAAAGGTAAATACAATGTTAAATTACCAAGGTTGTAATTTAGTCAACAAAGACCTTGGTATGACAAAAAGGTGCAATGTTGCACATTTGGTCAATAAACACAACCAATctcaaaattcaagaaactgcATAATTCATCATATCAAGAGGCCtggtcaaaaaaatttataaatctGCTCACTTTCATCCTCAGATTTGCTAGTACAACTTCTATCACCCTTGGCTTGCACTCTGCAACCTCCTTAATGGTACTTTTTGGTACAGTGTagttaagttttgaaaaaacttttcctgaaaacaaaacacacatcAATGAAATTAAGCATAGTCACCACTTATTTTTTGACACTTGAGCATTAAATATATACAATTCATATCATACTTCCAACTCCCAAaagtttaattgaaaattatttcaaagagaatTAAGGAATTAAGTATCTAATTAAAGAAACTGAGATGCTACAATAGTagtacaagataatttggttatatcaactgggttgatgaagtaaattggccactgtaaagagcaTCTTTAGCTGAAGTCATTTCAAGCATTTAagtcctttgtcagagcaaacaTCAAAGGGCTAACAATTGAAACCTCACCTTGATTAGAAAGTCTTAACAGAGGCCAATCTATATTAGCAACTCAggcgataaaaccaaattacattTTGAAGTGACAATCCTAAGATAcattctatttatttatttattaactttGCCATATaacaacaatcaaaataaatagattaaaaaaaaagtaaagaaaacgacagaaaatgacaaaaaatagcAGGGACACCACAACAGCATAGCCaattacagccaataacatcagGCTCAGCATTCCGTGTACTTACTATTCAAAGTATCCCAGTTGGTGAGCTTTTGGGCTTGTGAACTTGTGGAGGAATAGTTATGGAGTTCCACCATTTTGGGTAGAAAATGTGCTACAATTTCTGCtacaagaactgaaaaataaaatcaaatatgCTCCCTTAAACTTTCCATCCAAATAATATGTAAAATCAATGgttttacaccctaacattggtagtaatattctccacactgttctccttacatttcctaagatactgatgaaggagaatttgtttaacaatcaagagcttcttggcGACCATTTTCTTTACCCTCATGATCTTgacatttgattcaggggtgataatgtgAGAAGAAATTCAAAGCCAGTCTCTTTAAGGGGATGAAGGGTGAagcaaaatttacttaaaattacAGCTGGAACTTTTTAAACAGTATTATTTGAAATTGCATGCCACTAGGTTTTTACAAACGCAACACTACAGTAACTGACACAGCCTTCCATTCACATGTACATGCATTACTGTTTATAACATGGGTAGATCCCTGTGTGGGCAATTTCTGAAAGGAATCTCACATTTTGAGTGGCTACCCATGCAGAAATGAGATTAAGATAGTCCCCTAAGTAGTACCataaaagcaaatttttgcTGTAAATCTGAGCTGTACAATAAACAGCTGTTCAGTGACCTTTTTATGATATCTGTTTTTAAACAAGGTGGAGTTCAGTTTTCACAGGCAAGGCTGATACGTTGCTCTGGCCTGAATTATTACAGATTccaccaaaatgaaaaaaaagagtattGTACTGCTCAGTACAGCCaaggcaacatttttttttcaaaaaggttAAATATCACATGTAACCTTTCCCACCAAGAGATTAGGTAACACATGGTGATCAATCTCCTTACAATTGACACTTTGTGGTTAACAAATATCTTTCTGTATGTCAGTGCGCCCTGTTGTTGCAAGACTAATTCAGATTCGGGCAAATTTAGTCTAAAAATTTGGTAGAGTAATTACCAGATTTTGTGGGCCCACAGTGAAATCGTCCTAATTAGTACCTGTGTATCTTATTAGACATTTTTGTGTGTAGTATCAccaaatatttttacaagttgtgcTGTATTTCAAAGAGCCCATGGGGCGAGTCAATATGCAACAGGTGAAAATAGCCAACTGTACAATaacgcaggatatttgtactctattcgtGCGTTACTTGTGCTCTACTTTCTGCAGTAGGATAATAAGACTATTTATCGATCATTGATTGATCTGTACGTACCAATCGatgccaattgactgattttataGATCAAAGCTTTTTTATTCGATATTCCGCTTCCATTAACTATATAGGCCGGGGTTAAATCGCTGGCAATCATCTCTTCAAACTAATTGATCATCATGCACCAACGTGGCCAATCATGTGAATTCAAATCATCTAATAATTAGCTAATATGATTCGTTCGAGAACGTAAAGTGTTGACAAGTAAACATGtcccaaaattttttaaaaaagttaacctAGAGGCGATGAGAAAGAAAACTATTATAAATCCACAGCAGTGACATGGTACGTAATGTCAACAAACAAAGTCCTTAATGGATACGTAATGATCTTTTGATTTAATGTTTATTATAGAAACGAAAAGACGGTGATTTTTGTCGCCATATTTAGATATTATTAAGTAAAACTACCTCTTTACAGTAAATCAGCGATGTCTGTACGATTTACAGGCGTAAGAAATTATTACATTTACCTCCATCACTGAAATCTCTCCAAATGTTACGCTTTGGGCGAGATAAATTAATTTCATCGATCCAAGTGTACAATTCCTGAAGTCCGTCTTCATCTAAGGTGGTTATCACTTGATTTGGCGAGCCTAATGGACCAGACATCGCTTAAATATGACCTAAGTGTTTAATACGACCTCTTAACCATGCTTCGTAAAACACTCAGCTTACTATCTCACCCCGCCATATTGTTTTACAATCACACTGTTGTCATGACGTCAAAATACTACAGCGTTGCACTATGGGAATGCTACGCTAAATATTCAATATGGCGCCCTGAATGTTGTAATTGGAAAGAAGGTAGCTGTGTCGGAGAAGGTCGTTGTTTTATGGCTTTAAACTCTACGCAGTCAGTAGAAAGGTTTCCGTCTGATTCTTCAATAAAAGATGACAGAGACTGGCCTGATTTTGTTTGCGGAGCAGGAGCAGCTGCTGTTAACATTCTCTCGACGTTCCCCGCCTACAAAGTCATGTTTCGGCAGCAAGTTGAGGGGTTAAGGATTCGCTATGCAGTGCGCCAGGTGCTAAGAGAAGGGGTGTGGAACCTTTATCGTGGAGCTGTTCCACCATTGATGCAAAAAGGAACTTCAATGGCGATTATGTTTGGTTCATACTACAAGTTCCAAAGAATGCTTTCTCGTAATTTAACAAGCACTTCTTCAGTGGCCACTAGTGCAATAGCAGCAATGCTAGCGGGAACGATAGAAGCACTTTTTACACCATTTGAACGAATACAAACTTTAATGTCTCATCGTGGGCACAACGAAAGGTTTTCCAACACATTTCAAGCTTTCAAAGTCGTGGGAGTGCAATATGGATTGCGAGAATATTATCGAGGGCTTACTCCGATACTGTTGAGGAATGGACCCTCTAATGTGTTATTCTTTGGCTTGAGAGGCCCATTAAAGTCCATTCTACCGGAGGCAAAAACTAGTATTGGAAATGCAGCCAATGATTTTGTTAGTGGAGCTGTTTTGGGGGCGTGTTTGAGCACATTGTTCTTTCCAGTTAATGTTGTGAAAAGCCACATGCAAAAACAGTTGGGTGGAGAATTTGTGAACTGTTTCAAAGCTTTTACTGtagtttttaatgaaagaggaaGGAGAACACGACGGCTCTTCTATGGAGTCTCACTGAACTACACTCGTGCTCTTGTGTCTTGGGGAATAATTAACTCCACTTACGAGCTTTTGAAGAATTGTTTAGGAAACAGCAATGTTCTGAGGACAAAGATGCATACAAAAACTTAATGTATTATCTTTCTCTGTAAGAGATTGTGTAGTTGGAAAAAGGTTACAGCTGTGTGTGTTGAAATCCGTGAATTATGTCTCTACATCAGTCCTTGTATTGTTAATTCCAATGTTCATCATGACAGTGTACTGCTATAATAATGGTAATCAGAGGGTTTGTTGGCTTTGTGTCACTATACAAAGCACCAAACTGTGCTATGATTGGTTGTTTCAATTTGTCACCTTGATTTGTGTTGCTAAAAACCAACTAATCAAACCAGAACACAATTCAATCCCTCCAATCTTCAAAGACCAATCAAGGACCCACTGTTTTGACTTTGTGCATCAGACTTAGTGTACCTGAGTAACCAAAAGGGTCTTCACTTGATTCATATTTCTCAACATCCTTATACAATGGTGTGTGGACCATACACACTGCTAACCATAGAAACTTCTACCAATTGGAGAGATTGTGTACCAGATGGATCCTTTCCAGTCTCTAGGAATATTGCTGATGTTTGAGTATTGAAGTcgcaagttttcttttcaagagtCATCCCTGCTTTGCAGCTGAAGGAGTTTAAACCAGGACACAATTCAATCCCTCTTTCCTTGGAAGACTATTCAAGGGCCCATTATGGTGACTCTGTCTATGACTTTGTGCACCTGACTAACAAAAAGGGTCTTCATTTGACTCTTGTTCCTCAACTTCCTAGCAAGACAGTGAGTTGAGCGCAATAACTCTGACCGATTGGAAGGACTTCCCATCAGATGGATCCAATTCAGCTAACTCATAACCTGTTGACCTCATCATGTAATATAATCTACATGTTGCAATATTAAACCAAATGGTACAGTCAAAATCAGATGTAACCATAACTACAAATGGTAAGAATTTATTGGTAATAGTCATTTTGTTGaggaatatttaattatttattcaaCAAATACACCAAATTATTCCTTATGGATACCGTGATGTTAAGAACATAAGTGTAAACCTGCTTGAAGCAATAtataaattttcataaataaaacaaGACCATTCTGGACTTACTCTCCATTCAATGAATAGTTACCATGTTGCTGTGTTTCCGCTCAGTAagagatcacagatgacatcaagaTTTGATAGGAACAAGAAAGTGGTGCATGAGGGGCAGCAGTGTGTGTCACAGATGTTCTTaacacattttgatgtcttccatgatatattactgaacagaccccTGGCAGCAAAGACTCTGCttttttatatgataaaaaaagacaaaacaaaaaaaatgagaaaaaattgttaatggtTCAGTCATCTAATGGATGCATCAATCCAATCAATCAAAGTgcatgtataattttttttcataaatgtttgtaaataatACCAAACTGTATTGGACTATCTCCATAAGATGACTGACAGCATTACAGGTATTCAAGGTGATGAACACTTTGCAGAATTTGTAATTATTACATCAGACTCTTTGGTCTGATTGTATAAACAAGGTTTAGCTGCTGTTtatcattgaagaaatgtaaaatggtttccatgtttacatagtctgatgtaaacacgcaggaggttgggagaacatgagataagcgtaggaaaccacaacgcaaagcagagtggtttccagcttatcaagtgtcctcccaacctcccaagtgtttacatcaggctatgtaagcacggaaaccattttacatttcttttatgaaataactaatgaaagggcctcttcttgcaacgaaggaaaccgacgtgcttgttgttgttgttcatttggctttttggccatttcttgaatactgggaaaattaaactccaaagaaaaattaggaaaatcttcttcttccattactgtactcaaacaaacttaaagaaactgagttactgctaaataaatagcagGGAGAACTCCACGAGAAGATTCAGTAggaaaactgtgtttacatacgctcatgtaaaatggttttgtGGCCAATCATAGCGCActtactatttgaattattttataaaactgtgtcctaaacaatcctcaatttagctgaaccttttatctgaataTTTGCTTTTGAGAACATCATAAAGAGGGTCAAAAGCTTACAGTGTAAGGACGattattttattaaatcaatCCTCCAACAGGTTAGCTTaagcaaaaaatttttcctccACAAAGGAGGTTTACCCTTCTAACTCCTAAGATATGTTTGTTGTCttccctttagctgctacacattaccttgtaaattagtaacaagaatttggtgttagatcaaggtaacaactacctgataagtttgggtattctcattacctgtttggtggACAATGTATGTATATAaatgggagaagttacatgttaatcacttcaagGAGTTAGAGGGTTGACCAATGTccaaaatacatgtttcatgcATTTCACCAAGCAGAGACAGCCTCCAAAACTgctaacaaaattatttccattaCTTTGGCTGTATaagagtttgtttgaaatgctTAAAAATATGTAAtgcaataattattatttaaagaTGATAAGAAAGTTTAATTATCTCTTCTGTAAACTtagtaattttttaataaaggggagagtctctaaagaaactggtgctgtgtcaggggggaggggtggtatTACAAGATAGtctggtttcatcaactgagttgataagtgAATTGGCCACaataaaaagtttctaaaggtGATGTTTTGAGGGTTAGCTTCTCATGGAATTAATCTCAGGTTCTCATGAAAGGCTAACCACTTTTTAGAATCTCTTCACAATGGCCAATTCACTTAATCACCTCGattgttaaaaccaaattattttatgATTTATGACTCATTCTCCTTCATCAGTTTCACTACTCTTGGTTATCCAAGACACTCTCCTCCTGTGTAGATATCAAGGGTAGGAGATATGGATCTTTAGGTAAAACATTGACTGGGAAGTGCTGATGAGGCAAAGTAATACCCGAAAAATATTCTGGAGCAACAAAACTTAACAGAAAAACTTCACATAATTTCCCTTGAAAGTAGATAGTGCAAACACTGCTCCCCCTCTCCCAGAGAgaccccctcctcctcccccaaaaaaaagaagaaggaaaaacaagaaaaaatggaTTACAAATTTTGAGAGGGAAGGATCCGATACAAGACCAGAAGAGAATATAGGACGAGAGAATAAATACCGGGAAAGATATTGGAAAAGAACCAAATTCCCCTGCCTTTCTTTCccccgtccccccccccccccccgttccCCCCGTTCTCCCAATCTCCCAACTTCCTtcgaaaataacaataattgaATATTCAACAATTAAAGCTTTTATTCCATCCTGCTTTGCGCGTATGTCTTGTTAGACAATATTCTCCAAGTTTAAGATCTTCAACACAGTGCTTCTTTAGAAGCGGTTCTTGAAATAAGCCGCACAATCCGGCGGCCAGCTTGCCGCAAGCGTTACCAACTGTAAGCAAACTCAACGCAAACTCTTTTTTCTGCTGATCTGCTATCAATTCAGAAACAGTGTGAGCGGAATTAAGATACATGGATCCTGCTGTAAATCCCTCAGTAAAACACAAAGCAATAATAATCTCTACTCGTGGAACAAACCTATACCAAGaggccaagaaaaaaaacaacccgTGCAGAGATGCTATCAAGGCTAAGATCCATGTTCGTCTAACCCTGACGTAATGAACTAGTTTAGGATTGATCGcggaaactaaaaaaaaatgggacCTGCCCATGAACTTGCCAACGTGATATGAAAGTATATAATATGGATAATGGTCTCTCGGCTTGAAAGGCGCATTTGGAAACGCCAAAGTTGTTATAACAGCATGATTCGAAAGATACTCTGAAAAGTATGTTATAAAAAGGAATGTTATATATGGGAAAATATCCTTGGCTACGTTTAATCTGTCACGAAATGAGAAAGTTGTTGAGTCATCTTCCACGGGTGGATGGTCCTCGCTGAATGGTATGATCTCTTTCTTGCCGATAGGCTCCTTATCCAGGAGGGCGTAGAAAAGTAACAGCAGGAAGGGCCAAGGGATGGTTGTCATAATAGTACTGCGGGGTGGCAGACAAGACCACGTGGTAAGACCtgacaatgaaatgaaataacataAATAGCGTTTGCCAATAATGGTTAACCATTTGTTGAACGAGCACTTTCACATGAAGCATGAAGCTAAACGTATATTTATGAGTCGATGTTCTCCTCTGCAAGTAACAACTGACTCAACTTTCTTGAACTAAAGAGATAGGCAATTTTTACTCATACCCCAAAGGCGCTTTCCTCTAAAGGCGAAACTCGAGACAAACGTCACGACGAGAAATCTCTTCCGTGACTTCAATTAAGGTgggaaaagtaaacaaaaattaaaaaataaaaaaacagatgAGACTAACAAAGACGAGGACAATACTAAAAgagatgaaacaaaatttataaagaaaataggtttctaaagaaactgtgatgttgCGTAGGAGAATGGAGAAGGAGGTATTACAAtatcatttggttttatcaactaagtttaTGATTAAAgtggtcaccgtaaagagttcattATTtaaatctgacgtttcgagtgcTACTGAGTCCTTTCGAACGTCAGCtctttgctctgatgaagggctaacgttctAAACGTCAGCCCTACCGAAACTCTTTACTGCAGCCAATTAACACTATCAAGTCAGATCATGGAAACAAATTtagataagagaaaaaaaacaaaacaaaataaatttttgtgcTACATACTTGTGTAGTAGAGGGGTCCTATGAAAGATGACAACCCTACACCAGCCACAAAGGAGCTTACTGTAATATGTTCGTAGAACGCCGTGAGAGACAGAAACGTTATTTCACTGGTAGCCACGCCAGACTCTATAACGCTGACTCCAGCGAGTCTTCCCAAGATGCGCTGCGAGCTGACGAGCGTCGTCAATCCTCCGAGAAGAAATACGACGACGAACATGATTTTCTTCCAATAAGAGATGCGCTGAAGAAACCAGGGAGCTGCCAGCTTAATACAGAGCACGGGAGTAGCAATGGATAAAATCACTGTTGTTGTGGCAACGGTTGATCCTGCGAGAATGTCCTCGGCTGAAATCAGACATATTTCATCGTACACGAACGACAAAAtgccgaaaaagaaaaaacatacaaTGTTCCTTCCCTTTTCTGTAGTTTCGGGTTCAGCCATAGTCTTGATTAATGGCGATTCCGATGTTTTTTCGCGAGACTTTTATGGTTGTCGTTATCAGTTATCTTGGTTTGCCAGTGAAGCCAAGATTGTTGACATCTCAACTATGCACGTTTGATAACATTATCGAGCTTATTTTCACAGTGaactaaaaagaaatacagagggCACTTATTAGTTAAAAAACAATCCAAAAACAATGCTACAGATATctcattttataaaatgttcagagaaatgcgcgcgccgtgattggtcagcATGAGTTCCTTATGTTTCCATAAAGCACGTgccttacgtcacacgagtgcactgttgagatatatATAATGCAAGCagcctacgtcatcggtacgagcgcgcgcaattcacgatacattttataaaagaaataaaaagccttgttcctcgagcattgttgagATATATAAGCACTtgtgaatttttaagaacacgacGGCTCGTGCTTCTCCgcacttctctcgtgttcttaaaaattcacaAGTGCTTATATGTCTCAACAATGCACTCGGTgcgttttttatttctcattagCCATCACCCTGTTGAGACCTTTTACCAAATATGCCACAAATTAAACCAAGTGTTTGAGACGAGCGGAAGATTAGGCCATGCATAACGGACCAGTCACTAGCTACCATCTAGGAGGTGGAGGGCGGGGGGAGGGGGATTTGTGGGCATCACATGATTTTCAAGGGGAACGGAGAGGTGATCAGTCGTTGTTAACTGAAATTAAAGGAGGaactataaataaaaaaaaaaatgactgccaatgagggggattCTTAAAATACTACAGAACTTTggcggagggggggggggtggggaaatCAGGTTGTTATATTGCGTCACAACCAAAATCAAACGATCACTCCTCTAGGGGATAGATAATGACCGGTTCCCAACAAGTACGTGTCATACTAGTCTCCAGGGCCACATGCTTTTACTCATCACTTTTCTCCTGCCACGTGACTAAAAGAGACTTTTGCCCCGAGAACGATAACGTATGAGTTTAATCTACCTAAGGCACCAACCAGATGATTTATTCTTATTGTTCAGCGAGTAATTTGCCACCAGTACATGTCAAATAAATAGTTCATAATCAGGTAAATAATATAACCCAATTCCTTGCCAAGATATAGTGAGCTTCTGTTCATCTGTTCCCCTTTCGCATTATATTTGATATGTTTCAGATTCGATTTCATTAATTCCCATCCGCCATGCTCTGATCGCTCACAAAGAATGTTCTCATTATCATAAACTGTAAGCATGTGTGGTCCCATCCACCAGTGATGGACGGAATCGTAATACGCAAAGATATCTATCCATCAG
The sequence above is a segment of the Pocillopora verrucosa isolate sample1 chromosome 5, ASM3666991v2, whole genome shotgun sequence genome. Coding sequences within it:
- the LOC131784519 gene encoding uncharacterized protein, with the translated sequence MAEPETTEKGRNIVCFFFFGILSFVYDEICLISAEDILAGSTVATTTVILSIATPVLCIKLAAPWFLQRISYWKKIMFVVVFLLGGLTTLVSSQRILGRLAGVSVIESGVATSEITFLSLTAFYEHITVSSFVAGVGLSSFIGPLYYTSLTTWSCLPPRSTIMTTIPWPFLLLLFYALLDKEPIGKKEIIPFSEDHPPVEDDSTTFSFRDRLNVAKDIFPYITFLFITYFSEYLSNHAVITTLAFPNAPFKPRDHYPYYILSYHVGKFMGRSHFFLVSAINPKLVHYVRVRRTWILALIASLHGLFFFLASWYRFVPRVEIIIALCFTEGFTAGSMYLNSAHTVSELIADQQKKEFALSLLTVGNACGKLAAGLCGLFQEPLLKKHCVEDLKLGEYCLTRHTRKAGWNKSFNC
- the LOC131784469 gene encoding mitochondrial nicotinamide adenine dinucleotide transporter SLC25A51-like — encoded protein: MALNSTQSVERFPSDSSIKDDRDWPDFVCGAGAAAVNILSTFPAYKVMFRQQVEGLRIRYAVRQVLREGVWNLYRGAVPPLMQKGTSMAIMFGSYYKFQRMLSRNLTSTSSVATSAIAAMLAGTIEALFTPFERIQTLMSHRGHNERFSNTFQAFKVVGVQYGLREYYRGLTPILLRNGPSNVLFFGLRGPLKSILPEAKTSIGNAANDFVSGAVLGACLSTLFFPVNVVKSHMQKQLGGEFVNCFKAFTVVFNERGRRTRRLFYGVSLNYTRALVSWGIINSTYELLKNCLGNSNVLRTKMHTKT
- the LOC131784479 gene encoding sperm flagellar protein 1-like yields the protein MSGPLGSPNQVITTLDEDGLQELYTWIDEINLSRPKRNIWRDFSDGVLVAEIVAHFLPKMVELHNYSSTSSQAQKLTNWDTLNRKVFSKLNYTVPKSTIKEVAECKPRVIEVVLANLRMKIEKYIAKKKADTLRKQQQVYDEFSPNGPVSDHEPYLYNDGQAYLGPENNYGYAFNTSYAQRNPVNDAGGSYGAQSYQPGLNGSPRGGNARQKSKDGKGGPLGEKPKFAPAHQGKGKVPRSQSYQDINGTMDPQNPRLLLEEKEQALLASQETIQILNVKIRRLEHLLHLKDLRIDDLTKRLQQVTQPPPRQLPPQPNPPFPPAVDPSIPSMHMHHQNPLPPLHHSSYNPQQLQEH